In the genome of Cutibacterium equinum, one region contains:
- a CDS encoding replication-associated recombination protein A, producing the protein MANTRGTESVTVRRYGATVSEDLFGNVGPTQPDATSGGSLDTPNPDAPLAVRLRPRTIDEIVGQQHLLTPGSPLRRLADGTGAMSVFLWGPPGVGKTTIASVVSHATNRRFVEISAVTAGVKDIRRELDTARRQLALGKPTVLFVDEVHRFSKAQQDVLLPAVENRTVTLIAATTENPSFSVISPLLSRSLLLTLKPLTEADVSSLIDRALSDPRGLRTESDGLYTLHDDARADLLQLAGGDARRALTYLEEAAAGASAAGTDTITSQIVSTAVDRAAVRYDRDGDQHYDVISAFIKSVRGSDVDAALHYLARMIEAGEDPRFIARRLVILASEDIGMAAPSVLQTCVAAAQAVQLIGMPEARLNLAQATIAAATAPKSNAVITAIDEALADVRAGKGGEVPAHLRDAHYSSAHDLGHGVGYRYAHDFPHGVAQQQYLPDDIASTRYYEPTDHGNEAAIAQRLSQIRMLLGRETTEEKKS; encoded by the coding sequence ATGGCGAACACCAGGGGGACCGAGAGTGTCACAGTGCGGCGATATGGTGCCACGGTGAGTGAGGATCTCTTTGGCAACGTCGGGCCGACACAGCCCGACGCGACCAGTGGCGGGTCCCTGGACACTCCCAACCCTGATGCGCCACTGGCGGTTCGACTGCGCCCCCGCACGATTGACGAGATCGTCGGTCAGCAGCATCTTCTGACCCCCGGATCGCCGTTGCGCCGGCTGGCTGACGGCACCGGGGCCATGAGCGTGTTCCTATGGGGTCCACCGGGGGTCGGCAAGACGACGATCGCCTCGGTGGTGTCCCATGCGACAAACCGACGATTCGTCGAGATTTCGGCTGTCACCGCCGGGGTCAAGGACATCCGCAGGGAACTCGACACTGCTCGTCGTCAGTTGGCGCTGGGCAAGCCGACCGTCCTGTTCGTCGACGAGGTGCACCGCTTCTCCAAGGCCCAGCAAGACGTCCTGCTCCCCGCCGTCGAGAACCGAACCGTGACCCTCATCGCCGCCACCACCGAGAACCCGTCCTTCTCGGTCATCTCGCCGCTGTTGTCACGATCCCTGCTGTTGACCCTCAAGCCTCTCACCGAGGCTGACGTGTCGTCCCTCATCGACCGTGCATTGAGTGATCCGCGCGGGCTGCGCACCGAGTCCGACGGGCTGTACACCCTTCACGATGATGCCCGGGCTGACCTTTTGCAGCTGGCCGGGGGAGACGCGCGGCGTGCCCTGACCTACCTTGAGGAGGCCGCCGCAGGAGCAAGCGCGGCCGGCACCGACACCATCACCAGTCAGATCGTCTCGACGGCCGTGGACCGTGCCGCAGTGCGCTACGACCGTGACGGAGACCAGCACTATGACGTCATCAGCGCCTTCATCAAGTCGGTACGAGGCTCGGACGTCGATGCTGCCCTGCATTATCTGGCCCGGATGATTGAGGCGGGGGAGGATCCCCGGTTCATCGCCCGTCGTCTGGTGATCCTGGCCAGCGAGGACATCGGCATGGCGGCACCGAGCGTTTTGCAAACCTGTGTTGCCGCAGCCCAGGCAGTTCAGCTCATCGGCATGCCCGAGGCTCGACTCAACCTGGCCCAGGCAACCATTGCGGCAGCCACCGCCCCGAAGTCCAATGCCGTCATCACCGCCATTGATGAAGCCCTGGCCGATGTGCGTGCCGGTAAGGGAGGAGAGGTTCCTGCCCATTTGCGTGACGCGCACTACTCATCTGCCCACGACCTTGGTCATGGAGTCGGATACCGTTACGCTCACGACTTTCCGCACGGGGTGGCCCAACAGCAGTATCTTCCTGACGACATCGCCTCAACGCGGTACTACGAACCGACCGACCATGGCAATGAGGCTGCCATTGCACAACGTCTGAGCCAGATACGGATGCTGCTCGGGCGAGAAACCACCGAGGAGAAGAAGTCATGA
- a CDS encoding DUF948 domain-containing protein, which yields MTLGQIAGLIAALAAVVLVALCAVPLLKLGGVFDELRKTVRDVDESTVPILEELKSTVVITNGEISKLDQVIEDVHTISGHGAAVTGQAAELAQTFTQTVGTPMVKAAAFGEGVRRTIRRPKRRNRPSQVENGTGPAEVDHGTTAAADGDDQN from the coding sequence ATGACCCTGGGTCAGATCGCTGGACTCATCGCTGCCCTCGCGGCGGTGGTGCTCGTCGCACTGTGCGCCGTGCCCCTACTGAAACTTGGTGGTGTTTTCGACGAACTGCGCAAGACCGTCCGCGACGTGGATGAGTCGACGGTGCCGATCCTGGAAGAACTCAAGTCAACGGTCGTCATCACCAATGGCGAGATTTCCAAGCTTGACCAGGTTATTGAGGATGTTCACACCATCTCCGGCCACGGCGCCGCCGTTACCGGTCAGGCTGCTGAACTCGCTCAGACCTTCACCCAGACGGTCGGGACGCCGATGGTCAAGGCGGCTGCTTTCGGGGAGGGAGTGCGACGCACGATTCGTCGCCCCAAACGTCGTAACCGTCCCTCCCAGGTCGAGAATGGGACAGGCCCGGCCGAGGTGGATCACGGCACCACGGCAGCCGCCGACGGCGACGACCAGAACTGA
- the alaS gene encoding alanine--tRNA ligase, whose protein sequence is MRTAEIGQRFVDFFESKGHAVVPSASLLYNDPTLLFVNAGMVPFKPYLMGTEPSPWKRATSIQKCVRTLDIDEVGKTTRHGTFFQMLGNFSFGDYFKTEAIQYAWELVTKPADQGGFGFDPATIWVTVLGPGFHPDYPQGDVEAREAWRSVGVPDDHIQGRSLKDNYWHMGVPGPGGPCSEIYIDRGPAYGPDGGPEADEDRYLEIWNLVFETEDLSAVRAKEDFDIAGPLRSLNIDTGAGLERIAYLLQGVDNMYEIDQVFPVIDKASQMSGKRYGANHDDDVRLRVVADHVRSGLMLMTDGVTPGNEARGYVLRRLLRRVVRAMRLLGVEDPVLPELLPISRDLMSDSFPDVLTQWDRVIGAATAEEETFRRTLSAGTAMLDAAVVDTKAAGSTTLSGDKAFQLHDTYGFPIDLTLEMAAEQGLQVDREKFTALMAEQRARAKADSKAKKGLLTDPEAYSQVRALGETPFLGYTDLTVDTTVTGIIANGASVAAAESGTVVEVVLAETPFYAEMGGQDSDSGIIRANGFDLEVLDVQRPVPGLIVHKLRLDADLAVGDSVTAQVNPATRFGACQAHTATHVIHAALREIVGPSATQAGSYNKPGYLRFDFSATEGLSDSLKGEIEERCNIAIHDDFEVTDTQMPLEEAKAMGAMAMFGEKYPPIVRVVELAGPWSRELCGGTHVASTGRIGMLSLLGEQSVGSGTRRVEALVSTDAFHHMAAERALVNELTGILKVQPDQLADRVAKLAADLKDAERKLAAARTRELMGQVDDIVAGATPAGSFDLIAAKVPGVVGNDLRTLASEVRARVKDRPAVVTLIGGTDDKPAMIVATTESARSAGAKAGALIKAGTGPIGGRGGGKDDMAQGAGSDASGIDAALRAVNAELSAL, encoded by the coding sequence ATGAGAACAGCGGAGATCGGACAACGCTTCGTCGACTTCTTCGAAAGTAAGGGTCACGCAGTGGTGCCGAGCGCATCGCTGCTGTACAACGACCCCACCCTGCTGTTCGTCAATGCCGGTATGGTGCCGTTCAAGCCCTACCTCATGGGTACCGAGCCCTCCCCGTGGAAGCGCGCCACCAGTATCCAGAAGTGCGTCCGCACCCTCGACATCGACGAGGTCGGCAAGACCACCCGTCACGGCACCTTCTTCCAGATGCTGGGCAACTTCTCCTTCGGTGACTACTTCAAGACTGAGGCCATCCAGTACGCCTGGGAACTGGTCACCAAACCCGCTGACCAGGGCGGATTCGGCTTCGACCCGGCCACCATCTGGGTGACCGTCCTCGGCCCGGGATTCCACCCGGATTACCCCCAGGGCGACGTCGAGGCCCGCGAGGCCTGGCGTTCCGTTGGCGTCCCCGACGATCACATCCAGGGCCGTTCCCTCAAGGACAACTACTGGCACATGGGCGTCCCCGGCCCAGGTGGCCCCTGCTCCGAGATCTACATCGACCGCGGCCCGGCCTACGGCCCCGATGGTGGACCGGAAGCCGACGAGGATCGTTACCTCGAGATCTGGAACCTCGTGTTCGAGACCGAGGATCTGTCCGCGGTTCGGGCCAAGGAGGACTTCGACATCGCTGGTCCGCTGCGCAGCCTCAACATCGACACCGGTGCTGGTCTGGAGCGCATCGCTTATCTGCTCCAGGGCGTCGACAACATGTACGAGATCGACCAGGTCTTCCCCGTCATCGACAAGGCTTCGCAAATGTCGGGCAAGCGTTACGGCGCCAACCATGACGACGACGTGCGGCTTCGTGTGGTTGCCGACCACGTCCGTTCCGGTCTCATGCTCATGACCGACGGCGTCACCCCTGGTAACGAGGCACGTGGCTATGTGCTGCGCCGCCTGCTGCGTCGCGTCGTGCGAGCCATGCGTCTGCTCGGCGTGGAGGATCCGGTGTTGCCTGAACTGCTGCCGATCTCCCGCGACCTCATGTCTGACTCCTTCCCTGATGTTTTGACCCAGTGGGACCGCGTCATCGGGGCCGCGACCGCCGAGGAGGAGACCTTCCGTCGCACCCTCAGCGCCGGTACCGCGATGCTCGACGCAGCAGTGGTCGACACCAAGGCTGCCGGCTCCACCACCCTGTCTGGGGACAAGGCCTTCCAGCTCCACGACACCTACGGCTTCCCGATCGACCTCACCCTCGAGATGGCCGCTGAGCAAGGACTTCAGGTCGATCGTGAGAAGTTCACCGCCCTGATGGCCGAGCAGCGTGCTCGCGCCAAGGCCGACTCCAAGGCCAAGAAGGGCCTGCTCACCGACCCGGAGGCCTACTCCCAGGTGCGCGCCCTCGGCGAGACCCCGTTCCTCGGCTACACCGACCTGACCGTTGACACCACCGTCACCGGCATCATTGCCAACGGCGCGTCCGTGGCGGCCGCCGAATCCGGCACGGTCGTCGAGGTCGTGCTTGCCGAGACCCCGTTCTACGCCGAGATGGGAGGCCAGGACTCCGACTCCGGCATCATCCGCGCCAACGGCTTCGATCTGGAGGTCCTCGACGTCCAGCGCCCGGTTCCCGGCCTCATCGTCCACAAGTTGCGCCTTGACGCAGACCTCGCCGTTGGTGACTCTGTGACGGCGCAAGTCAACCCCGCCACCCGTTTCGGAGCCTGTCAGGCCCACACCGCCACCCACGTCATTCATGCCGCCCTGCGCGAGATCGTCGGCCCGTCGGCCACCCAGGCAGGCTCGTACAACAAGCCGGGCTATCTGCGTTTCGACTTCTCGGCCACCGAGGGGCTCTCGGATTCCCTCAAGGGTGAGATCGAGGAGCGCTGCAACATCGCCATCCACGACGACTTCGAGGTCACTGACACCCAGATGCCTCTCGAGGAAGCCAAAGCCATGGGAGCGATGGCCATGTTCGGTGAGAAATACCCGCCGATCGTGCGCGTCGTCGAGCTGGCCGGTCCGTGGTCCCGAGAACTGTGTGGTGGCACCCACGTTGCTTCCACCGGTCGTATCGGAATGCTGAGTCTGCTGGGCGAGCAGTCGGTCGGTTCGGGCACCCGCCGTGTCGAGGCGCTGGTCTCCACCGACGCCTTCCACCACATGGCCGCTGAGCGTGCCTTGGTCAACGAGCTCACCGGCATCCTCAAGGTGCAGCCCGACCAGTTGGCTGACCGTGTCGCCAAGCTCGCCGCCGACCTCAAGGATGCCGAGCGCAAACTTGCCGCCGCCCGTACCCGCGAACTCATGGGACAGGTTGACGACATCGTTGCGGGCGCCACCCCGGCAGGGTCGTTCGACCTCATTGCGGCCAAGGTTCCTGGTGTCGTGGGTAACGACCTGCGCACCCTGGCTTCCGAGGTCCGGGCGCGCGTCAAGGATCGCCCGGCCGTCGTCACCCTGATCGGAGGTACTGACGACAAGCCCGCCATGATCGTCGCCACGACCGAGTCCGCTCGTTCTGCCGGAGCCAAGGCTGGCGCCCTCATCAAGGCCGGCACCGGCCCGATCGGTGGCCGCGGCGGCGGTAAGGACGACATGGCCCAGGGAGCCGGCAGCGATGCCTCTGGCATCGACGCTGCGCTTCGCGCCGTCAACGCCGAGCTGTCTGCGCTGTGA
- the ruvX gene encoding Holliday junction resolvase RuvX: MRIAIDWGKARIGVAASDRDAILAFPVETVQTANRPVQRLAEIIAEYEPVEVIMGLPVALDGAEQIAARDVREAGRQLAQAISPIPVRWVDERMTTRMAARALHDAGRNARKQRGVIDQAAAVAILEHVLEQIRSARSGMTTGEADS; the protein is encoded by the coding sequence GTGAGGATCGCCATCGACTGGGGAAAAGCACGGATTGGTGTGGCCGCGAGCGATCGCGACGCCATCCTGGCCTTCCCCGTCGAGACGGTGCAGACCGCGAATCGTCCGGTGCAACGGCTGGCCGAGATCATTGCCGAGTACGAGCCGGTCGAGGTCATCATGGGCCTGCCCGTGGCCCTCGACGGCGCCGAACAGATTGCTGCGCGCGACGTTCGGGAGGCCGGACGTCAGCTCGCCCAGGCCATCAGTCCGATTCCGGTGCGCTGGGTCGATGAGAGAATGACCACACGGATGGCTGCTCGTGCTCTTCATGATGCCGGACGCAATGCGCGCAAACAGCGTGGCGTCATCGATCAGGCTGCGGCGGTGGCCATACTGGAGCACGTGTTGGAGCAAATCCGGTCGGCTCGATCGGGGATGACGACAGGAGAGGCGGATTCGTGA
- the mltG gene encoding endolytic transglycosylase MltG — protein MSGPFDDHDDPKAEFWYKFRSAVAVLLALAILAGGGAFVGVKIHDAYISYKSADDYLGDGEKDVLVRVPSGASVSEVGSILLDSDVIKSTKAYNKAIADSESDVTIQAGQYKLKTHMSAAKAVAVLSDPDNIQRTRVTLPEGLTTEQQFAIMAEGTTMPIDSFKAAYKQTAKLGLPVWAKGRPEGFLFPDTYEVGSNPTPLEILQMQTNQFVKQVNTMNFIGQAQAIKRTPYDALIVASILEKEAKNPKDMRTVAGIIYNRLNQGMKLESDATVLYANHAEGKLTTTDEQRAKDSPYNTYLRNGLPPTPINNPGAASMEAAVTPIKSDYLYWVVTDPDKGTTAYAKTLADHEKNVKKFQAWCQAHKGKC, from the coding sequence GTGAGCGGACCCTTCGACGACCACGATGACCCCAAAGCGGAGTTCTGGTACAAGTTTCGCAGCGCTGTGGCGGTGTTGTTGGCCTTGGCAATCCTCGCTGGCGGAGGGGCTTTCGTAGGCGTCAAGATCCATGACGCCTACATCTCGTACAAGTCTGCCGACGACTACCTCGGAGACGGCGAGAAGGATGTCCTGGTGCGCGTGCCCTCAGGCGCATCGGTGAGTGAGGTCGGTTCTATTCTGCTCGACAGCGACGTCATCAAGTCCACGAAGGCCTACAACAAGGCCATTGCCGACTCGGAGTCCGACGTCACCATTCAGGCCGGCCAGTACAAGCTCAAGACGCACATGAGCGCCGCGAAGGCCGTGGCCGTTCTGAGTGATCCGGACAACATTCAGCGCACTCGTGTCACCCTGCCCGAAGGACTGACCACCGAACAACAGTTCGCCATCATGGCCGAGGGCACCACCATGCCCATCGACAGTTTCAAGGCCGCCTACAAACAGACCGCCAAGCTTGGCCTGCCGGTGTGGGCCAAGGGCCGTCCCGAAGGATTCCTCTTCCCCGACACCTACGAGGTGGGATCCAACCCGACGCCGCTGGAAATTCTGCAGATGCAGACCAACCAGTTCGTCAAACAGGTCAACACCATGAATTTCATCGGTCAGGCCCAAGCGATCAAACGCACGCCCTACGACGCCCTCATCGTCGCCTCCATCCTGGAGAAGGAGGCCAAGAACCCCAAGGACATGAGGACGGTCGCCGGCATTATCTACAACCGGCTCAATCAAGGTATGAAGTTGGAGTCGGACGCCACGGTGCTGTACGCCAACCACGCTGAGGGCAAACTGACCACGACTGACGAACAGCGTGCCAAGGACTCGCCGTACAACACGTATCTTCGTAACGGCCTTCCGCCCACCCCTATCAACAATCCGGGCGCAGCGTCGATGGAAGCGGCCGTGACCCCGATCAAGAGCGATTATCTGTACTGGGTGGTCACCGATCCCGACAAGGGGACGACCGCCTATGCCAAGACTCTGGCCGATCACGAGAAGAACGTGAAGAAGTTCCAGGCGTGGTGTCAGGCCCACAAGGGCAAGTGCTGA
- a CDS encoding shikimate dehydrogenase has product MRCAVVGHPVAHSLSPVIHQAAYRALGLDWSYDAIDVEPGGLRAFVDGLDESWRGLSVTMPHKLDLMELGEIDETVELLGAANTWVRRDGRVIVRNTDVTGAGVALRSRGVGEVSKVVMLGAGATARSVLAAAVDLGVDEVIIMSRARERSTEILELADRLGARAAWLPFESEPPHCDLMVSTVPAGSLMHRVEDLAARTDAVFDVIYDPWPTPLTVAGEHEGVTVVDGLDLLVGQAVDQIRLMTGHEVAMDVLRSAAQNGLAGRARL; this is encoded by the coding sequence ATGCGGTGCGCGGTTGTTGGTCATCCGGTGGCTCATTCCCTGTCGCCGGTCATTCATCAGGCCGCGTATCGGGCTCTCGGACTGGACTGGTCCTATGACGCCATTGACGTCGAGCCTGGTGGGCTGCGCGCCTTCGTCGACGGGCTTGACGAGTCGTGGCGTGGCTTGTCGGTGACGATGCCCCACAAGCTTGATCTCATGGAGTTGGGCGAGATCGATGAGACCGTCGAGCTGCTGGGAGCGGCGAACACCTGGGTGCGTCGTGACGGACGGGTTATTGTTCGCAACACCGACGTCACTGGGGCCGGTGTCGCACTTCGATCACGCGGGGTCGGCGAGGTCAGCAAGGTCGTCATGCTCGGAGCGGGGGCGACGGCGAGGTCGGTCCTTGCCGCCGCCGTCGATCTGGGAGTTGACGAGGTCATCATCATGTCTCGGGCTCGGGAGCGCTCGACTGAGATTCTTGAACTCGCCGATCGTCTCGGGGCCCGCGCCGCCTGGTTGCCCTTCGAGTCCGAGCCGCCGCACTGCGACCTCATGGTGTCGACGGTGCCGGCCGGGTCGCTCATGCACCGAGTTGAGGACCTCGCTGCCCGTACCGACGCCGTTTTCGACGTCATTTACGATCCGTGGCCGACACCCCTGACGGTAGCTGGGGAGCATGAGGGTGTCACGGTCGTCGACGGGCTCGACCTCCTCGTCGGACAGGCCGTCGATCAGATCCGACTCATGACGGGTCATGAGGTTGCCATGGACGTCTTGAGGTCCGCAGCACAGAACGGTCTGGCCGGGCGCGCCCGCCTTTGA